A region of the Bryobacteraceae bacterium genome:
GACGGCAGGAGCGGTCAATCTGGATGCGCGTGAGGCGTTCCCGCTCTTCACCAGCCTGAACGGCCGGGGCGGAGGCTTCGGGAGAAGCGGCCATGCGAGTCCTCCTCGGGATGTCATTCGCCGGGGAAACGGTCCGTGACCTGGCCGATGGGCTCTTCCTCGTCGAAGATGCTGGCCGCGCCGGCTCGCAGATCATCGAGCTCGCCGCGGCGGATGGCCCAGACCAGCCCGCCGATGGCGGTGGCGCCAAGGACGGCCGCCAGGCCCCAGAGAGCAAAGTAGAAAGCAGTCACAGATCCCCTCGCTGATCCAGATGCAGGCCGCCGCGGCGCGTGACAGCGAACATCCGGCCTTTATTGTATTCCCCTTCGCGCTGCCCACTGGCACAGGATTTCCAGCCGGGGCGGGCCGGGAGGGCATCTGAGAGATGAGGCCATGAATCGCTTCTGTTATCGCTCGGTGATCGATGCGCCGGTGGAACGCGTCTTTGCTTTCCACCAGCAGCCGGATGCCCTGGAGCGGCTCCTCCCCGCGTGGCCGCCAGTGCGGGTCGTCCGCCGCACGGGCGGGCTGGAGCCCGGCTCGCTGGTCGAGCTGGAGCTTCGGTTTGGGCCGATGCGGCTGCGCTGGCTGGCTCGGCACACTGAATATCGTGAGAACGAGTTCTTTTCCGACGAGCAGGTGCGCGGGCCATTTCGTACCTGGCGGCACCGCCATGGGTTCGGAAGGATGGTGGACGGGCGCTGCGTGCTGGTGGACGAGGTCGAGTTCTCGTTGCCGCTCGGGCCGCTGTCGGACTGGCTGGCGGGCCGGGCGGTAAAACACATGTTGCGAAAAATGTTTGCGACACGGCACGCGCTCACCGCCGCCGCCTGCGGCGCGGCTGTCTGCCAGGAATCGGGCCCGGCAGCCTATGCAAGGTCCACGGATGATCCGGCGGGCGTGCGGGGGCGGCGACCCCTAGAGGAGAGTGCTTCCGGACGCCGCTGACTGCCGTGAGCCGGGCCGCCCACCGTGAGCCCCGTGGCCGGGTCGACTGCATCTGTTTCGGTGGAAATTGAGAAAAGCCCTCGCCCCTTCGACCGTCAGATATCGTTCCAGGAGCTTTCGATCCGTGCGAAGCAGGTCGACAACGATGAGGCCGTCCAGCGTGTTGGAGAAATTCCGGTCCAGGTGAAAAGCCAGCAGGCGCCCGCCGAGGCGCAGATATTGCCGGAGCAGCACGGGCATGCCCTTGCTGTCCGGCTCAAGCGAGGCCACGAGTTCGGAAATCTGTTCCGGATCTGACAGCTTGAGCCGCCGCCACTCGCGGCGGATGGCCTGCTGCTGAAAGGAGCGAAAAGGCCGGCGTGGCCGGACCCATTGCGAAAGTTCCGCGTCGCCGGCGGTCTCCAGCAGGGCCGTGGACAGAAGCAGCCGCGAAGCGGAGGCATAGGCAGCGCTGATGCTGACCGGTCCGAACAGGTACCGGCACTCGGGATGCCGGACGACCCACGCGCCGATGGCCCGCCAGAGCATGAGCAGCGCCATGTACTGCCTCTGGTATTGGGGGCAGACGAACGAGCGTCCGAGCTCAGCAGCAGGGCCCAGTGTGCGGAAGAACTGCGGAGAGATGCGAAACAGGGTGGACGTATACAGCCCGCGCACGCCGAACAGTGGCAAAATCGACTCCGTCGCGGCGATTCGGTAGCCGCCAGCGACAGCGCCGTCCCTCAGGTTCCAGAGGACGAGTTGATCATAGTGCAGGTCGAAGTTGTCGATGTCCACTTCGCCGCCCGTGCCTTCGCCCGCCGCCCGAAAGGTCAGCTCCCGCACACGGCCGATTTCATACATCAGCTCCGGGTCATCGGCCGAACGGAAGACGGTGACGGCCCACTCGGCGCTTTCCGCAAGGCAACCTGCACGGAGGGCCCGCTCCATTAGGGCGGGCCGTGGGATGATGACTGCCGCGCCCCGG
Encoded here:
- a CDS encoding hemolysin, with translation MQSAIHRAANLRPDNRGVRRWQTQLRFRFAPSRPLPTVPVLANVKHRAARILLSGLEELIRTACRLEGPNIFEKLLSALGVRCVTPPGEWERIPDRGPLVVVANHPTGLLDGVIAAALCLRRRADVRILVNHLLPCHSAVDPFLIRVDPYARRGSVERNRIALRQAIEWLRCGGALIVFPAGDVSHIDWKRLVTEDPDWNPSVARLIRAGQAATVPLRIRASNSPIFHLLGFVHPRLKTIRLPFEALNKRGSRVMVRVGMPVPFRRLADLDDHAMIRHLQACNNLLGRAPAPVPAVETRVRGAAVIIPRPALMERALRAGCLAESAEWAVTVFRSADDPELMYEIGRVRELTFRAAGEGTGGEVDIDNFDLHYDQLVLWNLRDGAVAGGYRIAATESILPLFGVRGLYTSTLFRISPQFFRTLGPAAELGRSFVCPQYQRQYMALLMLWRAIGAWVVRHPECRYLFGPVSISAAYASASRLLLSTALLETAGDAELSQWVRPRRPFRSFQQQAIRREWRRLKLSDPEQISELVASLEPDSKGMPVLLRQYLRLGGRLLAFHLDRNFSNTLDGLIVVDLLRTDRKLLERYLTVEGARAFLNFHRNRCSRPGHGAHGGRPGSRQSAASGSTLL